ATGGGCGCAGCACGGGCATGGTAATCGACATCAACCCCGAAGACCCTACCAACACACAGGTTTTCACCGACGCCCTCAGCCTCATGTCGGGCGACAACGTGGTGTTCTCCGGCAAACCCTCCAAAGCCATGACCCGCTGGATCAACTTCACCCGTAATGGCGCATTGACCGGCCCCAACGGCGCGGCGGCCATGTTCCAGTGCGTGCTGCCGCTGAACGTATTGCAAGGGCAAAGCATCCTCCAGGGCATGCCTTCGGCGTCTCCGGACGGCCGTCCGCTCGCCGGCATCGTGTGCCGCTATACCATCTACCGACCGCTGCAAAAAATCAATGTATTCAAATACAACCCGCAGCAGTGGATCAACGAGATGCTGCAGCTCTATGCCACGCAGGGCATCAACCCCGACTTCCTGGAACTGCAGGGCACCATCGCCCCCTGGTTCCAGGGCGACGCCATTTCCCAAACCACCGGCCGCTACCTGGAGCCTGTCCCCTTCCCTTTCCCAACGGGCTGGAAAGGCAATACCATGGGCAGTTCCACCATGAGCCTCCCGCCGGTCATCCTTCAGTACAACAAACAAAACCGGCAAATATCGATCGATCTGTCGCCGGTGCTCCCCGACCTCTACCAGGGCGCGCCGGACTACGACCCGCTGGTTACAGGCAACGATCCCAAATACAACCTCGGCACCATCACCCTCGCCGTGGCCTTCGATCCTACGCAGGGCCTCGATGCGGCGCTCCCCATCGGCCAGATCAATTACATGGATATGGCCACCAATGACGCCAACGGCTGGATCTTCGATTTCACCTGGAATGCCTTTATCGACGCCGCGCTGAACGACGGTTACAAATTTTACCTCTACTGCGGTGGCAGTCAGGGCATCAATCAGGCCATCCATATCGAGAAGCCGTTATTCCTCTTTTCGGAAACATCCGGCGTGTACGCGGAGCAGGATACCTCCACACCCCTCGCCACCACCAACCGTTTCCGCGATTACGGGGTGGACACTGTGCCAATATCCTTTACAGGATATAAAGACGGCCAGCCGATGACCAATAACGGCGGCTATACGTTCGATCTCTGGTATTACGATACCACGCCCAATCAGGCTACCGGTCCGGCCACGCTGCTGATGCACGGCTACAACCTCGGCGATCCCATAACGCTGCCGGTATACAACAACGGGAATGTGCTCATCACCTGCACCCCGCACGACAGTCCCCCGCCTGCCAATTACGGGCAGTTCAACCCGCTGACGGGCTCCATCATTAATGTGCGGGTACTGCCCAACAACGAGGACTTTTCCCGGTATTACAAAGACCCTTCTTCGCCGCAACCCACCGGTAACGATCTGCTGACTTTCGATGTGGTGTACGAAAAGGTGCTGCGCAATTATTACCTGCTGTACCCAGCCATGAGCAGGGTGGTGAAGCTGAACGATCCTTCCATCTGGCAAGACCCCGTTATGGCCCGCGCGCTGCTCGACCGGATCAGCCTGCCCGCCTGGAATACGGCTGTGGCCATGCCCCGCACCCGCGACCTGTCGGAATCCCGGCGCAAATTGCTCACCGCGTTTTGTCTCAAAATCATCAATCCCTAAAAAATTCATCCATGAAATACCTGATCTCCGGCCTGCTGCTATGCACCGGCCTCTTTGCCGCCGCACAGGCGCCATATACCATCACGCTGCAAAAAGCGGCTTCCCAGCCCGCGCCCGCACTGCAATCCTACGCTATCGCCGTACAAAACGGGCTTTGGCTGCTGGTAGGCGGCAGAACCAACGGATTCCACGGCACTTCCGGCTCCGGGTCCACCTTCCCAACTTCCAACTCCAACCAAAACATCTGGGTGATAGACCCCGTCAACAACAGATCCTGGAAAGGGAATATCCCCGCCGCGCTGCAATACCAGCTCAGTTCCACCAACATGGCCTTTTACCAGGACGGCAACATCCTGTATTGCATCGGCGGCTACGGAGCCGGTTGCCCCGGCGACAGCTGTTACCAGACCTTCCCACAGATAACGGCCATCTACGTGGATAAAACCATTGCCGCTGTGCAGAACGGTTATGCCACGGACAATTCCATCAAAACCACGCAAGACAGCCGCATGGCCGTAACCGGCGGATATTTCACCAAGCTCAACAACTGGTTCCATCTCGTGATGGGGCAGAATTACAACGGGAAATATTCGGGCGGGGTTACCGGAAAATATACCGAGCAGATTGCGCGATTCACGCTCAGCACGCTCAATGGCGCGCCCGTTATTTCCAATTACCAGGTTATTACCACGCCCTTGCAGTATAACGGCGCCAACCAGTTTCACCGCCGCGATTATCCATCGGTAAAGATGGTGATGCCCGCCAACCGGAACGTTGGCGTGGGCGTGTTCGGCGGGGTGTTCAACAACCAGGGCGGGCCATTCGTGAACCCGGTATATTTCGAGGACATGGGTTTCAATACACTGGCTTCGATCGATACCAGCTTCAAACAACGGTATTGCCTCTACGACTGCGCGTCGGTCTCCGCGTTCAATTCCGCGACCAGCGAAGCGTATGTGTCATTTATCGGCGGCATCACCGACTGGACGATCGACGAGAACGGCAACGAGATTCCGGGCAATGCGTCCAACTTCATGCCCTGGTTCAACCGCGTTTCCACGCTTGTGAGAACATATAACACCATCAAAGAATACCCGCAGAAGAACAGTACGCTGCCGGGTTACATCGGCGGCAACGCGGCTTTTATCATCCACCCGAAAATTGCCGTCATGTCTAAAACGGAAGATGTGATCGATTACGCAAAACTGCCTTCCGGAAATACCCTCATCGGCTGGATGTATGGCGGGATCGAAGCCACAGCCCCCCAGAGCAACGGCTTCAACCCTACGAATGCGAGCAGTACGATTTATGAAGTGTGGTTACAGAAGTAATGACAGGACTTACGCATCCATCCGGATCCTTACATAACAAAAAACAGACAGCCACTATGACGGGCTGTCTGTTTTTTTAATTAAAACGTATGTGGCTTTCAGATTGAATGCCGGGTATCAACATTTCAGCGTCTTCTTTTTCTTCGCTCCGCCCGGCCGCCCGCGCGACGCGGCGATGTAAGCTTCCGCCGCGGGCACCTTGCAGGCCGTATCCCCCATATCCACCTTCACCACGCCGATCTTGCGTGCAGCCGCCACCGCGGCATCGTGCGCGGCATCCACATAAGTTCCCGCACTGATAACGAAACCATTCATTACATACCGCACGCGGTCGTGCATCCCATGGATTTCTTTCTCAATGCGCTTGAGCAATTGCAGCACTTTGGGCACGTCGATCCGTTCGTCGGGCAGCAGGGACAGGAGCCCCGCGAGCGTGGCCCATCCGCTGACGGCAACAGCCGGCGAAGGATCATCGATCCATTCCAGCGCAATGTGCCAGGCATCCGGATGTTCGGCGGCTACCCAGGCCACGGAGTATTCGCTGATGGCGAGGGCATTAGGCGTTTCGGCCCATTTGCGGAGCGCCGCGGCGGTCATGAGGGCGCCGTTGGCGGCGAGGCCGGCGAGGTATTGCGCGTCGTAATGGCCTGTATCGTAAAGCGCCAGGGCGAGCGCCTGGTCTTTGCGGATTTGTTTAAGGATCACCTTCAGGTCGGAGACTTTCACGCCGGTAATGGGTTCCCGGGCGCCGTGGTTCATGAGCGTCTTCTTCGTTTGAGCGGTACCGGCGGCAGCGATGGCCGCCATGGTTTCGGCGAGTGTCATGACGGAGGATTTTAATCTTCTATCAATATTCCCATTTTCCCCATTTGATAATCACGCATGGCTTCGAGCACCTCCGTTTCGGTGTTCATGACAAACGGCCCGTTCGCCGCGATCTTCTCCCCGATCGGCTCGCCCGAAGCGATGAACAGGCGGGTATCTTCCTCGGCGGTAATGCCAATCCCCTTCCCGTCTTCCCGGAAAACCAGGCAATGATACCCGGTGTAGACGCTGGCCCCGGTGATTTTCACCTCGCCGTCGAGCAGGTACACGAAGGCATGATGGGTTTCAGGCAATGGAATGTAGAAATGCCCGCCTTTGCGGAAATGCGCGGTGAATGTATTGACCGGCGTAAGGGTGGGTACAGGCCCTTTCACACCGAGCAATTCACCGGCGACCACGGAAATGTTCACCAGCCCGTCTTCGCTCTTCACCGCCGGCGTATCCGAAGCATGTAAAGGAAAGTAGGACGGTTGCGCCATTTTGCGGTTGGCGGGGGAATTCACCCATATCTGTATCATTTCCTGCTCGCCGCCGGTTTCGTGGATATCGTCGGGCGGGCGCTCGCTGTGCACGATGCCCATACCCGCATGCATCCATTGCGTGCCGCCTGCGCGGACCACCGAGTTGTTCCCCCGGCTGTCGCGGTGATGGACGCCGCCTTTGAAAATAAACGTCACCGGCGAAAAGCCCCGGTGCGGGTGCGGCCCCACGCCCGCCTGGCGCGGCGGGAGGTAGTCGGGAACGCGCACGTCGATGTGATGAAGGAGCAGGAATGGATCGATCCGGTCGGCATGAACGGAAGGAAACGGCTGCCTGACGGGCATATCGCCCATATCTTTCTGGTCTGCGTACAACACATGTTGCACACTGCGGTATTGCTGCATGATGAGATGGGGCTATTCGGGCAGTTTATCTGCATTCATGTAATAGGTCAGGGCGCCGGAAGGGCATGCTTTCACCTGTAAAACGATGGCGGCGGTATCGGCGCCGTCGATTTTGATCCAGGGCCTTTCTTTCGGCTGGAACACCGAAGGCAGGCCGCGCGCGCAGATACCCGTATGGCGGCAGATGCGTGGTTGCCAGACAACCGTTACCTCGCCATTGGTATATTCATGTTTCATGTCCATAACAAAACGATTTAGGATTCGCGCAATTGCCGCTTGAAGGATTTGAAATCTTCGCGCAGTGCGATGAACAGGCGGTCGAAGGTGTCCATATCATCCTGCAGCTTGTTGTGCAGCATCTGGAGCTGCGCATCGTCGCCCTCGGCTTCAGACATCATTTTGTCGCCCCTGATCACCTGTTGCAGGAGGTCGTTCACTACTTCCTTCTGGCGGATGAGGGCATTCTGGAAATGCTCCACTTTGGCGGCGTTATCGTTCCCGATCTGACCGCTGGCCAGTTCGCCGAGCTCGTCGCGCAGGGATTTGATTTCTTTTTCGTTCAGCAGCAGATCTTTCTTCCATTCCTGGTGTTGGTGATGGAGTTTGTCGTAGTTAGTCAAGGGCATATTTCAAAGATTAATTGTGTGTTCAGACATTGATACCATGTGCCAGGAGCTTTTTCCACTCCGGGTTTTTCCGGATGAAGGTGGCCACATACGGGCAGAGGGGCACCATCTTCTGGCCGCGTTCTTCGATGATGGCCAAAACGCGCTCCACCAGTGCGGCGGCGATGCCTTTGCCTTCGAGCTCGGGCGCCACTTCGGTATGGGTCAGGAAGATGCGGTTGCCGCCTTCCATGTACTCGATTTTAGCCAGGTGCCCGTCGACCCGCGTTTCGAACTGTTTGGCATTTACATTCTCCTTGATCTCGAGCAGTTTTGCTTCCATGTGTTCGGATTTGGGTGGTAAACGAATAAAGACAGGTGCGGGAAAAATAGCCAGACACGGATGGCTAGAACCATGCCATCCCAATACAACACAAAGGTAGGCAATTGGTTGGCTCTGAAGTCAAATCAAGAGAAACATGCATATATGAAATGCGCTTTTTCGATGTAGGGATGATGGTTTACATTTGCCGCATGCAAAAAACGTTAAGCGAGCGCGACCTGGCTGTGATATGGCACCCTTACACCCAGATGCAGACAGCTCCCGCCCCGGTGGGGATCGTTGGCGGAGCGGGCGCGGTGCTGACAGACGAGCAGGGCCGTGAGCACATCGATGCCACATCGTCGTGGTGGGTAAACATCCATGGCCATGCCCATCCGTATATCACGCGGCGGCTGACGGAGCAGGCGGCTGTTTTGCACCATTCCATTTTCGCGGGATATACGCATGAACCGGCCGTTGCCCTGGCTGAGCGGCTGTTGCCCGTGTTGCCCGGCTCCCAGGCCCGGGTTTTCTACTCCGACAATGGTTCCACGGCCGTGGAAGTGGCGTTGAAAATGACGATCCAATACTGGCAGAATAAAGGCCTCCCCGCCGGAGGCTCCTCGCCTTCCACAACGCCTACCACGGCGATACGTTCGGCGCCATGAGCGTTTCCGGGCGCAGCGTGTTCACCCGCGCGTTCGACGATTACCTTTTTGAAGTCACATTTCTCGATTTGCCCAACCCGGATAACCTCCCCGCTCTCCTGGCGCAAATCGACGCCCTGGGAGAATCCACCGCCGCCTTCATTTTCGAACCGCTGGTTCAGGGCGCGGGCGGCATGGCCATGTACGACGCCCCTTCGCTGGACGCACTGCTGGCGCATTGCCGTTCCAAAAGCATCCTGCTGATCGCAGACGAGATCATGACGGGCTTCGGGCGCACGGGCGCCAATTTCGCGATGGACCAGCTCGCGACCGCGCCGGATATGATCACGCTTTCCAAGGGCTTGACCGGCGGCACGATGGCCATGGGCATCACCACCTGCACGGCGGAGATCTACGAAGCCTTTCTCAGCACCGACAAGCTGAAAACGCTCTTCCACGGCCACTCTTTCACCGCCAACCCACTCACCTGCGCGGTGGCGCTGGCCAGCCTGGAGCTTTTCCTGGAGCCTTCCTGCGCCGAAAACCGCCGCAGGATCGCGGCGCAACATCGGCAATTCGCGGAGGAGCTGCGGGCAAGGAAAGAAGTGAGAAACGTCCGCCAGGCGGGAACGATCCTGGCTTTCGAAATCAGTACCGGGGAGGCAGACGGCTATACCAACGACCTGGCCGATTTCCTGCATGCCTTTTTCCGGGAAAGGCGCGTGATGCTGCGCCCCCTCGGCAACACGCTCTACATCCTTCCCCCATATTGCATTACAAACGAACAGCTGGCAGTCATATACACCAGTATCCTCGACATGCTGACGGCTTGCGGCCACCGGCAGGCATAAAAAAGCCCCCGGGATTCCGGAGGCCTTCATGCGTTTGCTGTGTTGACGTGTTGTAACTAGAACTTCATGGGAACGGAAATCTTCGTGTCGTCCCATTCCATCTGGAGCGCGCCTTTCGGGAAGGAATACGTCAGTTTTTCAACGGAGGAGGCCGTTTTCTGGCGCGGAACCTTTACTTCGGCTACGTTCTTGTCTTTGTTCTTTTCGTACTCGGAAGAGCCCATCTGACCGGCAACACCATTGAGGATTACGGTGAAATCGCTTTGCGAGGGAATGATGAACAGGGCGTAAGTGCCTGCTTTCACTTTCTTGCCGCCAAACGTCACATCTTTCTTAAAGGTAATATCGGTTGACTTGTTCGCACCGGCACGCCATACTTTGTCGTAAGGCACCAGGGCGCCGAAGATCGCACGGTCCCTTTTGGAGGGTTGGCTGTAGGAAATCTCTACATTGTCTCCCTTAGCGGAAACCAACGGGCTTTTCGGAGGATCCTGCGCCAGCACGGCCGTGGCGGAGAACAGAAGGGCGAGGCCCATTAACATGCTTTTCATAAAAATAGGATTTGATGAGTTGAAGATGAAAATTACGCCGGAAAACCCACAAAAACCAAACCGTTCAACATAAATAATCTCAGGGCCTCTCCGCAAGTGCTTTCAGATGGTTGAGCCCGTCTTCCATCGTAGCGCCAAACATCCTGTCCATCATGAAACCGCGCAGCTTCCACCAGGGCGCCATGCCCACGTGCGCTTCGAAGCGCCAGAGGATGGCCGTGCCCAGGCTGTCGGCCGTGGGTTTGAGATCGAAATGCGCCGTAATGTGCTTCATATCCGGATGGGTCATAATGTACGTCACGCTTTTGCCGGGCACCACTTCGGTGATTTTTACGCGGCCAGGCTCATGTTTACCCTCCACCGGCCAGGTGAACATGGCGCCTTCGCCCGCGGTAACAGGACCGTAATTTACGGTCGCGCCTGGTTTGAGGCTGTATTCCGGGTGCCAGGGGTTCCATTCCTTCCAGGTTTTGAGGTCGGAAAGATAGCCGAACACCTTGTCTGCCGGTGCTTCGATGGCGCCGGAGCGCTCCAGGAGCGCGGTCGACGGGAAAGCCAGCGACAGCAGGAAAATCAGCGCGCCCAGGATGCCCACGGAAATAAAGAAAAATTTAATCAATCTCATATCAGGTCAGGATTACGGTTGTAAAACATTTATTCCCAGCGGAAAACCTTCACGGCCACCGCGTATACCACAACGCCCCATATCGTTAGAACAAGTAACTGCGGCCCGAGGTTCCAGAGATGCAGCCCTTCGAACGCGATTTTCCGCAGCGCATCGTTGAGGTAAGTCAGCGGCATGATCTTGCAGATGGGCTGCAGCCACGCAGGAAATACATCCACCGAAAAGAAAGTTCCCGCCAGCAGAAACTGCGGCAGGGTAACGATATTGGCCATGGGCGGAATGGTGCTTTCCGTTTTGGCGATGCCGCTCACCACAAATCCGAAGCCCATGAATACGATAAGCCCGAAGAGGCAAAGGATCAGCATTTCGAGGAAGGTCACAAAACCGTTTACCAACGTGAAGCCAAAAGCGAAATACCCCAGCCCGATGATCACAATGGAACCGAACGACTGGAACAGCAAACGGCTCAGCGCCTCGCCCAGGATGATGTACATGCGATGGATGGGTGTGGCGAAGAAACGCTTCAGTACCAGCGTTTGCCGCAGGCTGAAGAAGAGGAACGCCGTACCAAACACCGCGGCGCTCAGCAGCGAGAAGCCCAACTGTCCGGGAAGGATGAAATCGATCG
Above is a genomic segment from Chitinophaga pollutisoli containing:
- a CDS encoding GNAT family N-acetyltransferase, with the translated sequence MEAKLLEIKENVNAKQFETRVDGHLAKIEYMEGGNRIFLTHTEVAPELEGKGIAAALVERVLAIIEERGQKMVPLCPYVATFIRKNPEWKKLLAHGINV
- a CDS encoding aminotransferase class III-fold pyridoxal phosphate-dependent enzyme, coding for MQKTLSERDLAVIWHPYTQMQTAPAPVGIVGGAGAVLTDEQGREHIDATSSWWVNIHGHAHPYITRRLTEQAAVLHHSIFAGYTHEPAVALAERLLPVLPGSQARVFYSDNGSTAVEVALKMTIQYWQNKGLPAGGSSPSTTPTTAIRSAP
- a CDS encoding pirin family protein yields the protein MQQYRSVQHVLYADQKDMGDMPVRQPFPSVHADRIDPFLLLHHIDVRVPDYLPPRQAGVGPHPHRGFSPVTFIFKGGVHHRDSRGNNSVVRAGGTQWMHAGMGIVHSERPPDDIHETGGEQEMIQIWVNSPANRKMAQPSYFPLHASDTPAVKSEDGLVNISVVAGELLGVKGPVPTLTPVNTFTAHFRKGGHFYIPLPETHHAFVYLLDGEVKITGASVYTGYHCLVFREDGKGIGITAEEDTRLFIASGEPIGEKIAANGPFVMNTETEVLEAMRDYQMGKMGILIED
- a CDS encoding aminotransferase class III-fold pyridoxal phosphate-dependent enzyme; the protein is MSVSGRSVFTRAFDDYLFEVTFLDLPNPDNLPALLAQIDALGESTAAFIFEPLVQGAGGMAMYDAPSLDALLAHCRSKSILLIADEIMTGFGRTGANFAMDQLATAPDMITLSKGLTGGTMAMGITTCTAEIYEAFLSTDKLKTLFHGHSFTANPLTCAVALASLELFLEPSCAENRRRIAAQHRQFAEELRARKEVRNVRQAGTILAFEISTGEADGYTNDLADFLHAFFRERRVMLRPLGNTLYILPPYCITNEQLAVIYTSILDMLTACGHRQA
- a CDS encoding ABC transporter permease; this encodes MWAITKASIRAMFRSPSAVVFSLAFPLVFILVFGFIGGRSGTVRVGIDAQSDTASIIYRQLASTPKLQLVTNETQAEMEDDLRKGRLTAIVRIQGKDLPQNPPLRYKIFVKSSTATNPDEKATLLGILKTGINAADDVAYPRPSVAEVKEETVPGREYRPIDFILPGQLGFSLLSAAVFGTAFLFFSLRQTLVLKRFFATPIHRMYIILGEALSRLLFQSFGSIVIIGLGYFAFGFTLVNGFVTFLEMLILCLFGLIVFMGFGFVVSGIAKTESTIPPMANIVTLPQFLLAGTFFSVDVFPAWLQPICKIMPLTYLNDALRKIAFEGLHLWNLGPQLLVLTIWGVVVYAVAVKVFRWE
- a CDS encoding DNA alkylation repair protein, whose translation is MTLAETMAAIAAAGTAQTKKTLMNHGAREPITGVKVSDLKVILKQIRKDQALALALYDTGHYDAQYLAGLAANGALMTAAALRKWAETPNALAISEYSVAWVAAEHPDAWHIALEWIDDPSPAVAVSGWATLAGLLSLLPDERIDVPKVLQLLKRIEKEIHGMHDRVRYVMNGFVISAGTYVDAAHDAAVAAARKIGVVKVDMGDTACKVPAAEAYIAASRGRPGGAKKKKTLKC
- a CDS encoding (4Fe-4S)-binding protein, translated to MDMKHEYTNGEVTVVWQPRICRHTGICARGLPSVFQPKERPWIKIDGADTAAIVLQVKACPSGALTYYMNADKLPE
- a CDS encoding SRPBCC family protein, whose product is MRLIKFFFISVGILGALIFLLSLAFPSTALLERSGAIEAPADKVFGYLSDLKTWKEWNPWHPEYSLKPGATVNYGPVTAGEGAMFTWPVEGKHEPGRVKITEVVPGKSVTYIMTHPDMKHITAHFDLKPTADSLGTAILWRFEAHVGMAPWWKLRGFMMDRMFGATMEDGLNHLKALAERP
- a CDS encoding DUF2911 domain-containing protein — its product is MKSMLMGLALLFSATAVLAQDPPKSPLVSAKGDNVEISYSQPSKRDRAIFGALVPYDKVWRAGANKSTDITFKKDVTFGGKKVKAGTYALFIIPSQSDFTVILNGVAGQMGSSEYEKNKDKNVAEVKVPRQKTASSVEKLTYSFPKGALQMEWDDTKISVPMKF